In one Triplophysa dalaica isolate WHDGS20190420 chromosome 9, ASM1584641v1, whole genome shotgun sequence genomic region, the following are encoded:
- the panx1a gene encoding pannexin-1a: MAIAHAATEYVFSDFVLKEHSSDNRYKGIRLDLALDKMVTCVAVGLPLLLISLAFAQEVSVGTQISCFSPTKFSWRQAAYVDAYCWAAVQTQDTGGLPLWLHKFFPYVLLLVAVSVYMPALFWRLTGAPVLSSDLTFIMEELDRSYNRAIKLAKRPHTTGVQDSESARVESKSSLLDLTESFKYPLVEQYLKTKRYSIGLLVRYIICRAVTFLALLLACIYLCYYISLSVTDEFQCNIRSGVLVNDSSVPPLMQCKLVAVGIFKLLSYINLCTYLLLMPLCLYAVGVPFRMTRGSLKPFEMLPTIGVIHYERMAWDDLALYLLFLEENLSELKSYKCLKVIELLKKTGDEQIETKLILRNLAQVKTDMVDGRSPNDLNNTNSTGTEMKEVSPLLQDDRFNKCEDEKVVHKRTV; this comes from the exons ATGGCCATAGCGCACGCCGCCACTGAGTACGTGTTCTCGGACTTCGTGTTGAAGGAGCATTCATCAGATAACAGATATAAAGGCATCAGATTAGATTTGGCTCTGGATAAGATGGTCACCTGTGTCGCGGTGGGTCTTCCTCTGCTGCTCATCTCTCTGGCCTTTGCTCAGGAAGTGTCTGTCG GTACACAGATTAGTTGTTTTTCTCCCACAAAGTTCTCTTGGCGTCAGGCTGCTTATGTGGATGCGTATTGTTGGGCAGCTGTTCAGACACAGGACACCGGAGGCCTGCCATTATGGCTACATAAg TTTTTTCCTTACGTCCTGTTGCTGGTGGCAGTGTCTGTGTACATGCCAGCTTTGTTTTGGAGGTTAACGGGAGCCCCTGTCCTTTCCTCTGATTTAACCTTTATAATGGAAGAACTGGACCGTTCTTATAACCGAGCTATCAAACTGGCCAAGCGTCCTCACACCACTGGAGTACAGGACTCAGAGTCAGCTCGCGTAGAGtcaaaaag ctCTTTGCTGGACCTTACAGAAAGCTTCAAATATCCTCTGGTGGAACAATACTTGAAAACCAAGCGCTACTCCATTGGTTTACTGGTCCGTTACATCATCTGCCGTGCCGTCACCTTCTTGGCCCTCCTGTTAGCCTGCATCTACCTGTGCTATTACATCAGTCTCTCCGTTACAGACGAGTTTCAGTGTAATATCCGTTCGGGTGTGTTGGTCAATGACTCCTCAGTACCTCCTCTCATGCAGTGTAAACTGGTTGCTGTGGGCATCTTCAAGCTCCTGAGCTACATCAACCTGTGCACGTATTTGCTGCTGATGCCATTGTGTCTGTATGCCGTGGGGGTTCCCTTCAGAATGACGAGGGGATCTTTAAAGCCCTTCGAGATGTTGCCTACAATAGGAGTGATCCACTATGAACGAATGGCCTGGGATGATCTGGCACTTTATCTGCTGTTTCTGGAGGAGAACCTCAGCGAACTGAAGAGTTACAAGTGCTTGAAG GTTATAGAGCTGTTAAAGAAGACTGGCGATGAGCAGATTGAAACCAAGTTGATTTTACGGAATCTTGCGCAGGTAAAAACAGACATGGTGGATGGCAGATCACCCAATGATTTGAACAACACCAACAGCACTGGCACTGAGATGAaag AGGTTTCTCCACTCCTGCAGGATGACCGCTTCAATAAGTGTGAAGATGAGAAGGTTGTGCATAAGAGGACTGTCTGA